In one window of Thalassotalea agarivorans DNA:
- a CDS encoding peptidoglycan DD-metalloendopeptidase family protein, with protein MSSTFYRFVVSISLLAILGACARHEPAPVVGGFAATPLSQQVKNSITGTYYTVKKGETLYSIAWRADTDVRSLAKLNNISAPYHIYPGQKIFLSATSPQVSKNKGVTKAPSQNNKTVTKKSLAQNSKQAYGGDENAQKTNDNRTSSDRSFSQKIGEWQWPAKGKIIGTFSSAPQGNKGIDIAGSIGNDIYAAADGRVVYVGDALRGYGKLVIIKHNDDYLSAYAHNDKILVKEKQSVDAGDIIAKMGDTDAQRVMLHFEVRFRGKSVNPLKYLPRK; from the coding sequence ATGAGTTCTACGTTTTACCGATTTGTTGTATCAATTTCTCTGCTAGCCATACTAGGTGCCTGTGCTCGTCATGAACCTGCGCCAGTGGTCGGTGGCTTTGCTGCTACGCCTTTGTCGCAACAGGTAAAAAATAGTATTACAGGTACTTACTATACGGTTAAAAAGGGGGAGACCCTGTACTCCATTGCATGGCGAGCAGATACCGACGTTAGAAGCTTAGCTAAGCTGAATAATATCTCAGCGCCGTACCATATTTACCCGGGTCAAAAAATATTCTTATCAGCTACTTCGCCCCAAGTCAGCAAAAATAAGGGGGTAACAAAAGCGCCTTCTCAAAATAATAAAACTGTCACAAAAAAATCACTTGCACAGAATTCTAAGCAGGCGTATGGTGGAGATGAGAATGCTCAAAAAACGAACGATAATCGAACATCATCTGACCGGTCATTTTCTCAGAAAATAGGGGAATGGCAGTGGCCAGCTAAAGGGAAAATTATAGGGACTTTTTCGAGCGCTCCTCAAGGCAACAAGGGAATTGATATTGCTGGCAGCATAGGAAATGACATATACGCCGCAGCAGATGGGCGAGTTGTATATGTGGGTGATGCGCTAAGAGGCTATGGTAAGCTCGTTATTATTAAACATAACGACGATTATTTAAGCGCTTACGCTCACAACGACAAGATACTTGTAAAAGAAAAACAGTCTGTCGATGCTGGTGATATCATTGCAAAAATGGGTGACACCGACGCGCAAAGAGTCATGCTTCACTTTGAAGTTCGCTTTCGCGGAAAATCGGTCAATCCTCTGAAGTATTTGCCAAGAAAATAA
- the mutS gene encoding DNA mismatch repair protein MutS, protein MTAQDLSQHTPMMRQYLTIKAEFPNILLFYRMGDFYELFFDDAKRAADLLDISLTARGKTGGNAIPMAGVPYHAVESYLARLVKLGESVAICEQVGDPATSKGPVERKVVKIVTPGTVSDEALLTDRQDNLIAAVYAHEDKIGLSYLDVTSGRFMLTELDTQEQLQAELQRLSPAELLYPEQFAYPTLVESQKGCRRRPEWEFDLDTSIRLLNQQFGTKELSGFGVSDYATGLMAAGCLMQYVKDSQRTALPHIRSIRCEVQSRAVILDAATRRNLELTSNLQGGYENTLASVLDQTASPMGSRLLKRWLHFPLRDLTILSGRQDAIAHIIDQESYSDIALLLKHVGDAERIVSRIAMRSARPRDFSRLRQCLQQLPQLANVLEDSQGHLKALAQQVSPIETLQSLLEEAIVDNPPVVIRDGGVLAPGYNEELDELRQLSQGATEYLENLELKEREQTGIATLKVGYNKVHGFFIEVSKASATQVPDHYIRRQTLKNNERYITEELKSHEEKVLTAQSRFLALEKKLYEQLFEQFLPHLEQLQTLAEALAEIDVLATFAERAIALNYVKPTLADKPGIDIDQGRHPVVEHVSQTPFIANPVVLNDNRKMLIITGPNMGGKSTYMRQTALITLLAHIGCYVPAQSATIGMVDRIFTRIGASDDLASGRSTFMVEMTETANILHNATAKSLVLLDEIGRGTSTYDGLSLAWATAEMLAQQIKAFTLFASHYFELTMLAKQVDGMENVHLDAVEHDDEIIFMHAVSEGPASKSFGLQVAQLAGVPRSAILRAKEKLAELEQNKQPTVTSAKESDKQLPLMDFTHPAVEKLQALDVDNLSPRQALDWLYLLKKDV, encoded by the coding sequence ATGACCGCACAAGATTTATCGCAACATACGCCAATGATGAGGCAGTACCTCACCATTAAAGCGGAATTTCCCAATATTCTACTTTTTTATCGCATGGGCGATTTTTATGAATTGTTTTTTGACGACGCAAAACGAGCTGCCGACTTACTTGATATATCGTTAACTGCGCGCGGTAAAACGGGTGGCAATGCTATCCCAATGGCAGGTGTGCCCTATCACGCTGTCGAATCTTATTTAGCCCGGTTGGTTAAACTAGGTGAGTCCGTCGCAATTTGCGAACAAGTTGGCGATCCTGCAACGTCTAAAGGTCCAGTTGAACGAAAAGTTGTCAAAATAGTTACGCCAGGTACCGTAAGTGATGAAGCATTGCTAACCGACAGGCAAGATAACTTAATTGCTGCGGTATATGCACATGAAGACAAAATCGGTTTGAGCTACTTAGATGTAACCAGTGGCCGATTTATGCTCACTGAGTTAGACACACAAGAACAACTGCAAGCGGAATTACAACGCCTATCTCCAGCAGAACTTTTGTATCCGGAGCAGTTTGCTTACCCTACCCTTGTTGAAAGCCAAAAAGGGTGTAGAAGAAGACCTGAGTGGGAGTTTGACCTAGACACCAGTATCCGCCTGTTAAATCAGCAATTTGGTACAAAAGAGTTAAGTGGCTTTGGTGTAAGTGACTACGCAACTGGACTTATGGCAGCAGGCTGTTTAATGCAATATGTCAAAGACAGTCAACGAACAGCATTACCTCATATTCGTTCGATTAGATGTGAAGTACAAAGCCGAGCGGTCATTTTAGATGCCGCCACACGCCGAAACCTGGAACTAACCAGTAATCTGCAAGGTGGATATGAAAACACCCTTGCTTCAGTGTTAGATCAAACGGCATCGCCTATGGGCTCTCGCCTATTAAAACGTTGGCTTCACTTTCCACTGCGCGACCTAACAATATTGTCGGGAAGACAAGATGCAATAGCACATATTATTGACCAGGAAAGTTATAGCGATATAGCGCTACTACTAAAACATGTCGGGGATGCCGAGCGTATTGTCTCTAGAATCGCCATGCGTAGCGCAAGACCTAGAGATTTTTCTAGATTACGTCAGTGCCTACAGCAGTTGCCACAATTAGCAAACGTGTTAGAAGACAGCCAAGGTCATTTAAAAGCATTAGCACAACAAGTGTCACCTATTGAAACCCTGCAATCTTTGTTGGAAGAGGCAATAGTTGATAACCCTCCTGTTGTGATTCGTGATGGCGGAGTGCTTGCCCCTGGTTACAATGAAGAACTCGACGAGCTTAGACAGCTCAGTCAAGGTGCAACGGAGTATCTTGAGAACTTAGAATTAAAAGAGCGAGAACAAACTGGTATTGCCACACTTAAAGTTGGCTATAACAAAGTGCACGGCTTCTTTATTGAAGTCAGCAAAGCTTCTGCCACTCAAGTGCCCGACCACTATATCAGGCGACAAACACTCAAGAATAATGAGCGTTATATTACCGAAGAGTTGAAATCGCATGAAGAAAAAGTGCTTACCGCACAATCTCGCTTTCTAGCACTAGAAAAAAAGCTATACGAACAACTTTTTGAACAGTTTCTGCCACATCTAGAACAGTTACAAACATTGGCAGAAGCGCTTGCCGAAATAGATGTTTTAGCTACTTTCGCCGAACGTGCAATTGCGCTTAATTATGTCAAACCAACCCTTGCAGACAAGCCAGGTATCGATATCGATCAAGGCCGCCACCCTGTGGTTGAACACGTCAGTCAAACACCGTTTATTGCCAACCCAGTGGTGTTAAATGACAACAGAAAAATGCTTATTATTACCGGCCCTAATATGGGCGGTAAATCAACATATATGCGTCAAACAGCGCTTATAACATTGCTTGCACATATTGGATGTTATGTTCCTGCGCAAAGCGCAACTATAGGCATGGTCGACAGAATATTTACCCGCATCGGCGCGAGCGATGACCTTGCCAGCGGCCGTTCAACCTTCATGGTTGAGATGACAGAAACAGCAAATATTCTACATAATGCTACCGCCAAGAGTTTAGTTTTACTCGATGAAATAGGACGCGGAACAAGTACTTACGACGGCCTATCATTGGCCTGGGCAACAGCAGAAATGCTGGCACAACAAATTAAAGCCTTTACCTTGTTTGCGAGCCATTATTTTGAGTTAACCATGTTAGCGAAACAAGTCGACGGCATGGAAAACGTGCATTTAGACGCTGTTGAACATGACGATGAAATTATCTTTATGCATGCCGTTTCAGAAGGGCCTGCTAGCAAAAGTTTTGGTTTACAAGTTGCTCAACTAGCAGGTGTACCGCGCAGTGCGATATTGCGCGCTAAAGAAAAACTGGCGGAGCTGGAACAAAATAAACAACCGACAGTGACGAGCGCTAAGGAAAGTGACAAACAACTACCTTTGATGGACTTTACCCATCCTGCGGTAGAAAAATTGCAAGCACTCGATGTAGACAATCTGTCTCCAAGACAAGCGCTTGATTGGTTGTATTTGCTGAAAAAAGACGTATAA
- the surE gene encoding 5'/3'-nucleotidase SurE: MNILLSNDDGVNALGIKVLYQALSQIANVTVVAPDRNCSGASNSLTLLNPLRAEKLDNGFYSVNGTPTDSVHVGISQICQTPPDLVVAGINHGPNLGDDTLYSGTVAAATEGRHMGLPAVAVSLAGKDERFFETAAEVAVKVINNLANHPLEKDQILNINVPCLPIEALKGIKATRLGNRHKAEVMQKSTDPWQRDIYWYGKLGDEHDGGEGTDFHAIKHGYAAITPLTVDMTAHKSLNNMKKWISELKL, encoded by the coding sequence CTGAATATATTGCTAAGCAACGATGATGGCGTTAATGCGCTAGGCATAAAGGTGCTTTATCAGGCGTTATCTCAAATTGCTAATGTTACCGTTGTTGCCCCTGATCGCAACTGCAGCGGCGCCAGTAATTCTCTGACTTTGTTAAACCCGCTAAGGGCGGAAAAGTTAGACAACGGTTTTTATTCGGTTAATGGTACGCCAACTGATTCTGTTCATGTTGGTATTAGTCAAATTTGCCAAACGCCGCCTGACCTAGTTGTAGCGGGAATTAACCATGGCCCTAATTTAGGTGATGACACCTTGTATTCTGGCACTGTTGCCGCGGCAACAGAAGGCCGCCATATGGGGTTACCTGCGGTTGCAGTTTCGCTTGCGGGTAAAGATGAGCGTTTTTTTGAAACCGCCGCGGAAGTAGCGGTAAAAGTCATTAATAATTTGGCGAATCATCCGCTAGAAAAAGATCAAATATTAAATATCAATGTTCCTTGCTTGCCTATTGAAGCGCTTAAAGGCATTAAAGCAACAAGGCTTGGCAATCGCCACAAAGCTGAAGTCATGCAAAAAAGTACGGATCCATGGCAACGGGACATCTATTGGTATGGTAAGTTGGGCGATGAACACGATGGTGGCGAAGGCACTGACTTTCACGCAATTAAACATGGCTATGCTGCAATAACACCTTTAACGGTAGACATGACAGCACATAAAAGCCTGAACAATATGAAAAAATGGATAAGTGAACTTAAACTATGA
- the recA gene encoding recombinase RecA, producing the protein MDANKEKALAAALGQIERQFGKGSIMKLGENRSMNVETISTGSIGLDIALGAGGLPMGRVVEIYGPESSGKTTLTLEVIAEAQRNGKVCAFVDAEHALDPIYAAKLGVNVDELLVSQPDTGEQALEICDMLTRSGAIDVIVVDSVAALTPKAEIEGDMGDSHVGLQARMLSQAMRKLTGNLKQSNTMMIFINQIRMKIGVMFGNPETTTGGNALKFYASVRLDIRRIGAVKQGDEIVGNETRVKVVKNKIAPPFKQVEFQIMYGEGINNYGELIDLGVQNKMVEKAGAWYSYNGDKIGQGKANAVNFLKENPEIANEIDSRIREIYLNKNVEQDEEEAVAE; encoded by the coding sequence ATGGATGCAAATAAAGAAAAAGCGTTAGCCGCAGCACTTGGTCAAATTGAACGTCAATTTGGTAAAGGTTCGATCATGAAGTTGGGTGAAAACCGCAGCATGAACGTTGAAACCATTTCTACAGGTTCAATTGGTTTAGATATTGCGCTTGGCGCTGGTGGTCTTCCAATGGGACGTGTTGTTGAAATTTATGGTCCTGAATCAAGTGGTAAAACAACCTTAACACTAGAGGTTATTGCCGAAGCACAACGTAACGGAAAAGTTTGTGCCTTTGTTGATGCTGAGCATGCTTTGGATCCAATTTATGCCGCTAAGCTTGGTGTAAACGTAGATGAGCTATTAGTATCGCAACCAGATACAGGCGAACAAGCGTTAGAGATATGCGACATGTTAACTCGCTCTGGTGCTATTGACGTTATCGTAGTCGACTCGGTAGCTGCGTTAACGCCAAAAGCTGAGATTGAAGGTGACATGGGGGATTCGCACGTTGGTTTGCAAGCACGTATGTTGTCGCAAGCTATGCGTAAACTTACGGGTAATCTGAAGCAGTCGAATACCATGATGATTTTCATCAACCAAATTCGTATGAAGATCGGTGTTATGTTTGGTAACCCTGAAACAACAACGGGTGGTAATGCACTGAAGTTCTATGCGTCAGTACGTTTAGATATTCGTAGAATTGGTGCAGTGAAGCAAGGCGACGAAATTGTTGGTAATGAAACGCGCGTTAAGGTAGTGAAAAACAAGATTGCACCACCATTTAAACAAGTTGAATTTCAAATTATGTATGGCGAAGGCATCAATAACTATGGTGAATTGATCGACCTAGGTGTACAAAACAAAATGGTTGAAAAAGCGGGTGCTTGGTACAGCTATAACGGCGACAAGATAGGTCAAGGTAAGGCTAATGCGGTTAACTTTTTGAAAGAGAACCCAGAAATTGCTAACGAAATCGACAGCCGTATTCGTGAAATTTACTTAAACAAAAACGTAGAGCAAGACGAAGAAGAAGCAGTAGCTGAATAA
- the rpoS gene encoding RNA polymerase sigma factor RpoS has translation MSLEKELEETIVEGTTTKAPKKSRKVVSKQDSEVPSNFDATQLYLSEIGFSPLLSAEEEVYFSRLALKGDEAARKRMIESNLRLVVKIARRYNNRGLPLLDLIEEGNLGLIRAVEKFDPERGFRFSTYATWWIRQTIERAIMNQTRTIRLPIHVVKELNIYLRTARELVQKLDHEPTAEDISKALDVPVEDVSKMLRLNERIASVDTPFAGDGEKGLLDIIPDEKAGGPESKLQSDDIKHSIVDWLNELNPKQKEVLARRFGLLGYEASTLEDVGSEIGLTRERVRQIQVEALKRLRDLLKQQNLSIESLFQEH, from the coding sequence ATGAGCTTGGAAAAAGAATTAGAAGAAACAATCGTTGAAGGCACAACAACCAAGGCACCAAAAAAGTCCAGGAAGGTAGTGTCGAAACAGGACAGTGAAGTACCATCTAATTTTGACGCTACACAGTTGTACTTGAGTGAAATTGGATTTTCGCCGCTATTATCTGCGGAAGAGGAAGTATATTTTTCTCGCCTCGCCTTAAAAGGTGATGAAGCAGCGCGAAAACGAATGATCGAAAGTAATCTCAGGTTAGTTGTTAAGATCGCACGTCGTTATAACAATCGTGGTCTCCCCTTATTAGACTTAATCGAAGAAGGCAATTTAGGCTTGATTCGCGCGGTGGAAAAATTTGATCCAGAACGTGGGTTCCGTTTTTCAACCTATGCAACATGGTGGATTCGTCAAACGATTGAACGGGCCATAATGAATCAAACCCGTACGATTCGTCTTCCAATCCATGTGGTTAAAGAACTCAACATCTATTTACGTACAGCGAGAGAGCTTGTGCAAAAGCTTGATCATGAACCGACTGCAGAAGATATTTCTAAAGCGTTAGACGTACCGGTGGAAGACGTCAGCAAAATGTTGCGTTTAAATGAGCGTATTGCGTCAGTAGATACACCTTTTGCAGGGGATGGTGAAAAAGGTTTATTAGATATAATCCCTGACGAGAAAGCAGGCGGTCCAGAGAGTAAACTCCAATCGGACGATATCAAACATTCTATTGTCGATTGGTTAAATGAATTAAATCCAAAACAAAAAGAAGTACTAGCACGACGATTTGGCTTGTTAGGCTATGAAGCATCAACACTTGAAGATGTTGGTTCTGAAATAGGCTTAACGCGAGAAAGAGTACGTCAAATCCAAGTAGAAGCGCTAAAACGTTTACGCGATTTATTAAAACAGCAAAACTTGTCGATTGAATCTTTATTCCAAGAACATTAA
- the truD gene encoding tRNA pseudouridine(13) synthase TruD: protein MKDSWAFLHGKPTTQCQMRSSMADFQVDELLPFEPCGEGEHYLLHIEKTGANTVFVARQLAKFFDVKEKFVSYAGLKDRFAVTTQWFGVHVPGKQTYDFDGLQIEGVKLLQAKRHNKKLKTGALLGNKFTLVLRNVSDANLLAQRWEKISKTGVPNYFGEQRFGIEGNNIAQAKAMFDGKRIKDKKKRSIYLSAARSLIFNDVVSKRIAQSHFEQPILGDVFMLSGTQSIFAAEKIDDDIIDRFNRYDIDITAPLWGKGELASFGQAAEIEQMVADAHQDFCDGLKKFGLKQERRRIRLMPEQTNIAIAGDDVTLTFFLPAGCFATTILRELTQYEDLTQRAQHDG, encoded by the coding sequence ATGAAAGATAGCTGGGCCTTTTTGCATGGCAAGCCGACAACTCAATGCCAAATGCGCAGCTCCATGGCCGATTTTCAAGTGGATGAATTATTGCCTTTCGAGCCTTGCGGCGAAGGCGAACACTACTTATTGCATATCGAAAAAACAGGTGCCAATACGGTTTTTGTGGCACGCCAGCTTGCAAAATTTTTCGACGTAAAAGAAAAGTTTGTTAGCTACGCCGGTTTAAAAGATAGATTTGCTGTTACGACCCAATGGTTTGGGGTGCATGTGCCCGGTAAACAAACGTATGATTTTGATGGGTTGCAAATCGAAGGCGTAAAGCTACTGCAAGCAAAGCGTCACAATAAAAAGCTAAAGACGGGTGCTTTGCTTGGCAATAAATTTACTCTAGTGCTTCGCAACGTGTCTGATGCAAACCTGCTTGCACAAAGGTGGGAAAAAATTTCGAAAACCGGCGTACCTAATTATTTTGGCGAACAGCGTTTTGGTATTGAAGGCAACAACATTGCACAAGCAAAAGCGATGTTTGATGGCAAACGCATTAAAGACAAAAAGAAACGCAGTATTTATTTATCAGCAGCGCGCTCTTTGATTTTTAATGATGTTGTGTCCAAGCGCATAGCGCAATCCCATTTTGAACAACCGATTCTCGGTGATGTGTTTATGCTATCGGGTACACAGTCGATATTTGCTGCCGAGAAAATTGACGATGACATCATCGATAGATTTAACCGTTACGACATAGATATAACCGCACCACTTTGGGGTAAAGGTGAATTAGCGAGTTTCGGTCAAGCCGCAGAAATAGAACAAATGGTTGCCGACGCGCATCAAGATTTTTGTGATGGATTAAAAAAATTTGGTTTAAAGCAAGAGCGCAGACGCATAAGATTAATGCCGGAGCAAACAAACATTGCAATTGCAGGTGACGATGTAACCCTAACGTTTTTTTTACCAGCAGGATGTTTTGCTACCACGATATTGCGAGAGTTAACGCAGTATGAAGATTTAACGCAGCGAGCACAGCACGATGGCTAA
- a CDS encoding protein-L-isoaspartate(D-aspartate) O-methyltransferase, translated as MNVSSRISGKSSRSGDILAQKLHQEGIKNPTVLQAIANSPRHIFVPEILAHKAYDNTALPIGQGQTISQPYIVAKMSELLLLDGKPDKILEIGTGSGYQTSILAQLTNKVYSVERIKTLQLQAKRKLQTIDLHNVQMKHGDGWQGWKSKGPFPAIIVTAGATSVPQALLEQLRDGGRLIIPVGDGQQMLKLITRRGDDFDVQQIEAVRFVPLIPGALS; from the coding sequence ATGAATGTATCGAGCCGCATAAGTGGGAAGTCGAGTCGTAGCGGCGATATTTTAGCCCAAAAACTACATCAAGAAGGGATAAAAAACCCAACTGTGTTACAAGCGATAGCTAATTCACCTCGTCATATTTTTGTGCCTGAGATATTAGCGCATAAGGCGTATGACAATACGGCATTACCCATTGGCCAGGGACAAACGATTTCGCAACCATATATTGTCGCTAAAATGTCAGAACTATTGCTGCTTGACGGTAAGCCAGACAAGATTCTAGAAATCGGCACAGGCAGCGGTTACCAAACATCAATCCTAGCGCAGCTAACCAACAAAGTTTACTCAGTAGAGCGTATTAAAACACTCCAACTTCAAGCTAAGCGTAAGTTACAAACTATCGACCTGCACAATGTGCAAATGAAACATGGTGACGGTTGGCAAGGGTGGAAGAGTAAAGGCCCATTTCCTGCAATCATTGTAACTGCTGGCGCGACAAGTGTACCGCAAGCTCTATTAGAGCAGTTAAGAGACGGTGGTAGATTAATTATTCCTGTAGGTGATGGGCAGCAAATGTTGAAGCTTATTACTCGCCGCGGTGATGATTTTGATGTTCAACAAATTGAGGCAGTAAGATTTGTCCCCTTGATTCCAGGAGCCTTGTCGTGA
- a CDS encoding YqaA family protein yields the protein MKIFSPLYDWTLRWAKHKFAPAMLGFISFIESIFFPIPTDVMLAPMVLAEQKKAWRYAAIATVTSVLGGAVGFWLGYFMFEPWIQPIIAEIGYQDKLDKVMAWFSEWGLWVVFIAGFSPVPYKLFTVSAGFLHMAFLPFFIASAISRGMRFYLVAGLIKWGGPNMEAKLRQWIDVIGWAVVVLVIILYFVFR from the coding sequence GTGAAAATATTTTCGCCGTTATATGACTGGACGCTACGTTGGGCAAAACATAAATTTGCTCCGGCAATGTTAGGCTTTATTTCATTTATTGAATCGATCTTTTTCCCTATACCTACTGACGTAATGCTAGCGCCAATGGTATTGGCAGAACAGAAAAAAGCATGGCGGTATGCAGCTATTGCAACCGTTACCTCCGTATTGGGTGGCGCTGTAGGCTTTTGGTTAGGCTACTTTATGTTTGAGCCATGGATTCAACCGATTATTGCTGAAATTGGTTATCAAGATAAGCTCGACAAAGTAATGGCTTGGTTTAGCGAGTGGGGTTTATGGGTTGTCTTTATTGCCGGCTTTTCACCAGTACCTTATAAACTGTTTACTGTGTCAGCAGGCTTTTTACACATGGCCTTTTTACCCTTCTTTATTGCGTCGGCCATTAGCCGAGGTATGCGCTTTTACCTAGTTGCTGGTTTGATTAAGTGGGGTGGCCCAAACATGGAAGCTAAGTTAAGGCAGTGGATTGACGTGATTGGTTGGGCCGTTGTTGTACTTGTCATTATTCTGTACTTTGTTTTTAGATAG
- the fghA gene encoding S-formylglutathione hydrolase, which produces MTIEKLSTNTVFGGEHIRFKHRSSTLACDMIFAVFLPSKAKTTPVPVLYWLSGLTCTDENFMQKAGAQQYAEKHGIAIVAPDTSPRGEDIANDPSYDLGQGAGFYVNATQPPWQAHYQMYSYVTEELPQLVEQHLPVSNKKAISGHSMGGHGALTIALKNKDMFTSISAFSPIVNPINCPWGQKAFTHYLGAHCGIWEAHDTCELMRACDNTLPCLIDQGLDDEFLKEQLLTERLTDIVKEKQLDVTIRMQPGYDHSYYFIASFIEEHVAFHAKYLAQ; this is translated from the coding sequence GTGACTATAGAAAAACTCTCAACTAATACGGTATTTGGTGGCGAACATATTCGTTTCAAGCACCGTTCATCGACGTTAGCATGCGATATGATTTTTGCGGTGTTCCTGCCGAGCAAAGCTAAAACAACACCTGTGCCGGTACTTTACTGGCTATCAGGGTTAACTTGCACGGATGAAAATTTTATGCAAAAAGCTGGTGCACAGCAATACGCAGAAAAACATGGTATCGCCATTGTAGCACCCGATACTAGCCCGCGAGGGGAAGATATCGCTAATGACCCTAGTTACGACCTTGGACAAGGCGCAGGCTTTTATGTCAACGCAACGCAGCCACCTTGGCAAGCACATTACCAAATGTACAGTTATGTCACCGAAGAATTACCACAACTGGTAGAGCAACATCTGCCAGTATCCAATAAAAAAGCGATTAGTGGGCATTCAATGGGTGGCCATGGCGCGTTGACAATAGCGTTGAAAAACAAAGACATGTTTACTTCAATATCCGCGTTTAGTCCTATTGTAAACCCTATAAACTGTCCCTGGGGGCAAAAAGCATTCACGCATTACTTGGGTGCCCATTGTGGGATTTGGGAAGCGCACGATACCTGTGAGCTTATGCGCGCTTGTGATAACACACTGCCCTGCTTAATTGACCAAGGTTTAGATGACGAATTTCTCAAGGAACAACTGTTAACCGAACGCCTTACCGACATTGTTAAAGAGAAGCAGCTAGATGTGACCATAAGAATGCAACCCGGCTATGATCACAGTTATTATTTTATCGCCAGTTTTATTGAAGAACACGTTGCCTTTCACGCCAAATACCTGGCGCAATAA
- the ispF gene encoding 2-C-methyl-D-erythritol 2,4-cyclodiphosphate synthase, with amino-acid sequence MRIGHGFDVHKFGGEGPLVIGGVEIPYEQGFIAHSDGDVAIHALCDAILGALALADIGNHFPDTDDSYENISSRILLRHVVELMQGKGYKLGNADITICAQAPKMAPHLLAMRECLAQDMQADIEQVNVKATTTEKLGFEGRKEGISVHAVVLLVNHQQECC; translated from the coding sequence ATGAGAATAGGTCACGGCTTTGACGTGCACAAATTTGGTGGTGAAGGCCCACTGGTAATTGGTGGTGTGGAAATCCCATACGAACAAGGCTTTATTGCACACTCTGATGGAGACGTTGCGATTCATGCACTTTGTGATGCAATTCTTGGCGCGCTTGCGCTAGCTGATATAGGCAATCACTTTCCTGATACCGACGATAGTTATGAAAATATATCAAGTCGCATATTACTGCGTCATGTTGTTGAGTTGATGCAAGGCAAGGGGTATAAGCTAGGGAACGCCGATATAACCATTTGTGCGCAAGCGCCTAAAATGGCGCCTCATTTACTTGCCATGCGGGAATGCTTAGCGCAAGACATGCAAGCAGATATCGAACAAGTGAATGTAAAAGCAACGACCACGGAAAAATTAGGTTTTGAAGGACGAAAAGAGGGTATTTCAGTTCATGCAGTAGTGCTGTTGGTCAATCATCAGCAGGAGTGTTGTTAA